The following coding sequences are from one Gossypium hirsutum isolate 1008001.06 chromosome A12, Gossypium_hirsutum_v2.1, whole genome shotgun sequence window:
- the LOC107923542 gene encoding elicitor-responsive protein 3 isoform X1, producing the protein MPRKKSLISLMKEGILEVLIVNAEDIRHTNLIGRPAYYVILQCGTKEYRTKTSPGKHKKVLWNEKFKFNFPLSEWKNLTHIKFRIMDKEFFKNNGFVGETRIHLGGIITEGTDKGFIVLRPAPYNVVLEDDTYKGQIKIGFKFIANKEVQNEIRDFAVMPNEPRSICSCIKNLWKFPWWICLYPFKQENSKKEQKHE; encoded by the exons ATGCCTAGAAAGAAAAG TTTGATCTCACTCATGAAAGAAGGAATCCTCGAAGTTCTTATCGTAAATGCTGAAGACATTAGACACACTAATCTTATCG GAAGACCCGCATACTATGTTATATTACAATGTGGAACTAAAGAATACAGAACCAAAACATCACCAG GAAAACATAAGAAAGTATTGTGGAATGAGAAATTCAAGTTCAATTTTCCGCTATCCGAATGGAAAAACTTAACTCATATAAAATTCAGGATCATGGACAAGGAATTCTTCAAAAACAACGGATTTGTTGGTGAAACCAG AATTCACCTTGGTGGAATAATTACTGAAGGAACTGACAAAGGATTTATAGTATTGAGACCAGCTCCTTACAATGTAGTGCTTGAAGATGATACCTATAAAGGACAGATAAAGATTGGGTTTAAATTCATTGCTAAT aAAGAAGTGCAAAATGAGATTCGAGATTTTGCTGTGATGCCTAATGAACCAAGGTCAATTTGTAGCTGCATCAAGAATCTATGGAAATTCCCATGGTGGATATGTTTATACCCCTTTAAACAGGAAAATTCCAAAAAGGAGCAGAAGCATGAGTGA
- the LOC121210897 gene encoding mediator of RNA polymerase II transcription subunit 12, which produces MQRYHGAGCTSAVNNSAIGGASARDTSRADPSSLPPNFQFNSRRQSQLASYKLKCDKEPLNCRLGPPDFHPQSQTCPEETLTRENVQQGYKDTIDGLEDSKEISLTQIQAFTKPVVLKCRDAIRKCLRAINESRAQKRKAGQVYGIPLSGSLLSKPGVFPEQRPCSEDFRKKWIEGLSQQNKSLCSLADQVPLGYKNRTLIEVLIRNNVPLLRATWFIKVTYLNQVRPGSAISTGSLDKAQLSRTELWTKDVIDYLQHLLDEIFSRNNSHFTQHGRDRLPQMHNAASLQHRSASASTTLDGEEPSLQFKWLYVVRLLQWHHAEGLVLPSLIIDWVLNQLQEKELLEILQLLLPIVYGVLETVILCQTYVRNLVAIAIRFIREPSPGGADLVDNSRRAYTVSALVEMLRYLIQAVPDTFVALDCFPLPTCVVSHAFSDGGFLSKSSDDAGKIKSNSAYAYVLKVKRFDSQYQSLSFDHVVSTIHKCADNLAKGASAGYPCQSMAKAVQTLDKALLHGDLIEAYKHIFDDLCDGAVGEGWVAKVSPCLRSSLKWLQTVNLSLICSVFFLCEWATCDFRDFRTAPPHNLKFTGRKDFSQIYLAIHLLKLKRKEWQNPEYKKGRASGLYSTANNTSHQNNYSRRNLLGNIYEAKSNGKYVHGRSSSSSDIFDSPGPLHDIIVCWIDQHEGLKGEGGKRLQLFILELIRSGIFYPQAYVRQLIVSGIIDISRPMADLDRRKRHHRILKQLPGQYMLDILEEARIAKGSELLEAVNVYSNERRLVLHNLLFDQHNSANTSHVSTNDKKSHSTSGRDGAFQVSGDRWKTLQSSKTFRRDVDLEGLKASISVLLQFPSLSSTSADSGVEESQGSSKRSVGSTCNNPDMFEGAPGYEDCKRVKRQKLSEDKSLYLQAPSPIPSDDEDTWWMRKGQKNIESFKSDPPLKSTKQVSRGRQKTVRKTQSLAQLAAARIEGSQGASTSHICDNKINCSHHRTEVETLKPVDGIRTTHFGDIVSIEKGLKQLRFVEKRIIMVWLISVVKQLVEESEKSVAKAGQYGRPFIAADEKSPWGWKLGEDELSVILHLMDVSCDSVSAIKFLLWLLPIVSSNPGPTVHSGRNSLRVPRNVDNCACAVGEAYLLSSLRRYENILIAADLVPEALSAIMLRAAAIMATNGRVTGSGTLVFAWYLLKKYGKVASVIEWEKKYKGTCDKRLLSELESGQQEGDFGFAFGVPGGIEDPDDYFRKKITGGRFSRVGLSMRDMVQRHVDDVLHSLLGKERKLVAASAPKTPAIEKGVDGYQVAQQIIMGLMDCIRQTGGAAQEGDPGLVSSAVSAIVGNVGSTLAKIPDFTGGSNYSNYQPSISSLSFAKRILRIHLICLCLLKEALGERQSRAFEVALGTEASSALAVAFAPAKSSRGQFKLSPDAPESNANISGDNLNSSAKSTLGRTTKMSAAISALLLGAIVHGVISLERMVTVLRLKEGLNVVQFVRSTKTSSNGNARSVGAFKLDNSFEIYVHWFRLFVGNCRTVCDGLVLELLGEQPVVALSSMQRLLPINLVFPPAYAMFAFVIWKPFILSSNIASREDIHQLYQSLTMAIGDAVKHIPFRDVCMRDTRGFYDIIAADTTDSEFAALLELNGLDTHLKSMAFIPLRARLFLNAIIDCKMPYSALTHDEGNRVSGHGESKALRAENDSKQGKLIRALDALQPAKFRWQWVELRLLLNEQALIDKMESHDMSLVDALRSSSPSSERASPSENEKVFIEIILTRLLVRPDAAPLFSEVVHLFGRSLEDSLLMQAKWFLGGMDVLLGRKTIRQRLINIAETKNLSTKTQFWNPWGWSYSGGDPVTNRGEKKNEAAFLEEGEVIEEAVESKKCAKGSQIDVEGSNISQQHVTEKAFTKLILPCIDQSSADSRNTFANDLIKQFSTIEQQVKLVTRGVSKQTGTASSIEVSPNKSNSRKSIRGASPGLARRTMAPAESVPPSPAALRASMSLRLQFIVRLLPIICADGEPSSRNLRHMLASVILRLLGSRVVHEDVDLSFNFKQLKRDAELVSSIASSEIYRDSLFDRLLLVLHGLLSSCQPSWLRSKTANDFSGFDREALESFQNELDSMQLPEMIRWRIQAAMPILFPSFRNVISCHTPSVPVGALSALQSSIYIPESCNGTLNAPQRQVASARTANNIPGKAKSMPSLQEYDMEIDPWTLLEDGAGSSPSSSGTIVIGGSDCANLRASSWLKGAVRVRRTDLTYTGAVDDDS; this is translated from the exons ATGCAAAGGTATCATGGTGCCGGCTGCACTAGTGCAGTTAATAACAGCGCGATAGGAGGAGCTTCAGCTAGGGATACTTCCCGGGCTGACCCATCTTCGTTACCACCTAACTTCCAATTCAATTCTAG GCGGCAATCTCAGTTAGCATCCTACAAGTTGAAGTGTGACAAGGAACCGCTTAATTGCAG ACTTGGCCCCCCTGATTTTCATCCTCAGTCCCAAACTTGTCCTGAGGAGACTCTCACTAGAGAAAATGTACAACAGGGATATAAGGATACCATTGATGGACTGGAG GATTCGAAAGAGATTTCATTGACTCAGATTCAGGCTTTTACAAAGCCAGTTGTTCTTAAATGCAGAGAT GCAATAAGAAAGTGTCTAAGGGCTATCAATGAATCTCGTGCTCAAAAGCGGAAG GCTGGTCAGGTATATGGTATCCCTCTTTCTGGTTCACTGTTAAGTAAACCAGGGGTTTTCCCTGAACAAAGGCCATGCAGTGAAGATTTCAGAAAGAAATGGATTGAG GGCTTATCACAGCAAAACAAAAGTTTGTGTTCTTTGGCCGATCAGGTTCCTCTTGGGTATAAGAATAGAACATTAATTGAAGTTCTTATCCGGAATAACGTTCCATTGCTGAGAGCAACTTGGTTTATCAAAGTAACTTATCTTAATCAG GTTCGCCCAGGTTCTGCAATTTCTACTGGATCACTCGACAAAGCTCAATTATCTCGTACAGAGCTCTGGACAAAAGATGTTATTGATTACTTGCAGCACCTTTTAGATGAAATTTTTTCTAGAAATAATTCTCATTTTACTCAACATGGTAGAGATCGATTGCCACAAATGCATAATGCGGCGTCTTTGCAGCATAGGAGTGCCTCAGCATCAACAACCCTTGATGGTGAGGAGCCGTCTCTTCAATTCAAATGGTTGTATGTGGTGCGACTCTTGCAATGGCATCATGCAGAAGGGCTGGTTCTTCCCTCTCTTATCATTGACTGGGTTCTCAATCAACTGCAG GAAAAGGAATTGCTTGAGATTCTGCAGTTGCTATTGCCAATTGTTTATGGAGTTTTAGAAACAGTTATTTTATGTCAGACATATGTACGTAATCTTGTGGCTATAGCTATTCGCTTTATCCGTGAGCCTTCACCTGGTGGAGCTGATTTGGTTGATAATTCCCGGAGAGCGTATACAGTATCTGCACTGGTTGAGATGCTTCGCTATTTGATACAGGCTGTGCCAGATACATTTGTTGCTTTAGATTGCTTTCCTTTACCAACTTGTGTAGTTTCACATGCATTTAGTGATGGTGGTTTTTTGTCAAAGTCATCAGATGATGCAGGGAAAATAAAAAGCAATTCAGCATATGCTTATGTTCTCAAAGTTAAAAGGTTTGATTCCCAATACCAGTCCTTGTCATTCGATCATGTTGTTTCCACCATCCACAAGTGTGCTGATAATCTTGCTAAAGGTGCAAGTGCTGGATATCCTTGCCAAAGTATGGCAAAAGCTGTGCAGACTCTGGACAAAGCTCTTTTGCATGGAGATCTAATAGAGGCTTATAAACATATCTTTGATGATCTTTGTGATGGAGCAGTTGGCGAAGGTTGGGTTGCTAAGGTCAGCCCATGCTTAAGATCATCACTAAAATGGCTTCAAACTGTGAATTTGTCATTGATTTGCTCAGTTTTTTTCCTCTGTGAGTGGGCAACATGTGATTTCCGAGACTTCCGGACTGCTCCTCCCCATAACTTGAAGTTCACTGGTAGAAAAGATTTTTCACAAATATATCTTGCAATTCATCTTCTAAAGCTGAAGAGGAAAGAGTGGCAGAACCCAGAATACAAGAAGGGAAGAGCTTCTGGACTTTACAGCACTGCAAATAATACCAGTCATCAGAATAACTATTCCAGGaggaatttgttgggaaatatatATGAAGCTAAAAGCAATGGAAAATATGTTCATGGAAGAAGTAGTAGTTCTTCAGATATATTTGACAGCCCTGGTCCCCTGCATGATATTATTGTGTGCTGGATCGATCAGCATGAAGGGCTTAAAGGAGAAGGTGGCAAGCGTCTTCAGCTTTTCATACTGGAACTCATACGATCTGGAATCTTTTATCCTCAGGCATATGTGAGACAGCTTATAGTTAGTGGGATTATCGATATATCCCGACCTATGGCTGACCTGGACAGAAGAAAGAGACACCATCGAATCTTGAAGCAGCTACCTGGGCAGTATATGCTAGATATTTTGGAAGAAGCAAGAATTGCTAAGGGCTCAGAATTGCTTGAGGCTGTAAATGTTTACTCAAATGAGCGTCGTCTTGTCCTTCACAATCTTCTTTTTGATCAACATAATAGTGCAAACACTTCTCATGTATCAACTAATGACAAAAAGTCTCATTCTACCTCAGGAAGGGATGGTGCTTTCCAAGTTTCTGGTGATCGGTGGAAAACTCTTCAGTCTTCAAAGACTTTCAGGAGAGATGTGGACCTTGAAGGACTGAAGGCTTCCATTTCAGTATTGTTGCAATTCCCTAGCTTATCTTCTACATCTGCAGATAGTGGAGTTGAAGAGTCTCAAGGGAGTTCCAAAAGGTCTGTTGGGTCAACATGCAACAACCCGGACATGTTTGAAGGTGCCCCTGGGTATGAAGATTGTAAAAGGGTAAAAAGACAGAAATTAAGTGAAGATAAGAGTTTATATCTTCAAGCACCTTCACCAATTCCATCAGATGATGAAGATACTTGGTGGATGAGGAAGGGGCAGAAAAACATAGAATCTTTCAAATCTGATCCTCCTCTTAAATCAACAAAGCAAGTTTCTCGTGGTAGACAAAAGACTGTGCGTAAAACTCAGAGTCTTGCTCAATTAGCAGCTGCTAGAATTGAGGGTAGCCAGGGAGCATCTACAAGTCACATTTGTGATAATAAGATAAACTGCTCACATCATAGAACTGAGGTAGAAACTTTAAAGCCAGTGGATGGAATCAGAACAACCCATTTTGGAGATATTGTTTCGATTGAAAAGGGTTTAAAGCAGCTTCGCTTTGTGGAGAAGAGGATTATCATGGTTTGGTTGATATCTGTAGTCAAGCAGCTTGTTGAAGAGTCGGAGAAATCTGTGGCCAAGGCTGGCCAGTACGGCAGGCCCTTCATTGCGGCTGATGAGAAGAGTCCTTGGGGATGGAAGCTTGGTGAGGATGAACTATCAGTTATACTGCATCTAATGGATGTTTCCTGTGATTCAGTTTCAGCGATCAAATTTCTCCTTTGGCTGTTGCCAATAGTTAGCAGTAATCCTGGTCCTACTGTTCATAGTGGGAGAAACAGTCTAAGGGTGCCCAGGAATGTAGATAATTGTGCATGTGCAGTGGGGGAGGCATATCTTTTATCATCTCTTCGAAG GTATGAGAACATACTTATTGCTGCAGATCTTGTTCCTGAAGCTTTGTCAGCTATAATGCTTCGTGCTGCTGCAATTATGGCCACTAATGGAAGAGTTACAGGTTCGGGAACCCTAGTGTTTGCTTGGTATTTGTTGAAGAAGTATGGCAAAGTTGCCAGTGTaattgaatgggagaagaaataCAAAGGTACTTGTGACAAGAGACTTTTGTCTGAACTTGAATCTGGACAACAAGAGGGAGATTTTGGGTTTGCATTTGGAGTTCCAGGAGGTATTGAAGATCCTGATGATTATTTCCGTAAAAAGATAACTGGTGGACGTTTTTCGAGAGTGGGTTTAAGCATGAGAGATATGGTTCAGCGTCATGTTGATGATGTCTTGCACTCTCTCTTAGGTAAAGAGAGAAAACTTGTTGCAGCCAGTGCACCAAAAACTCCTGCCATTGAAAAAGGGGTTGATGGTTATCAAGTTGCTCAACAAATCATAATGGGACTAATGGACTGCATTAGACAGACTGGTGGTGCTGCTCAAGAAGGGGACCCAGGTTTGGTGTCTTCTGCTGTTTCTGCCATTGTTGGCAATGTAGGATCAACACTAGCAAAGATACCTGATTTTACTGGTGGCAGCAATTATTCAAATTATCAACCCTCTATAAGTTCCTTGAGTTTTGCAAAGCGTATCTTGCGCATTCATTTAATATGCCTATGCCTGCTAAAGGAAGCCCTTGGAGAACGCCAAAGCCGGGCATTTGAGGTAGCTCTTGGAACAGAGGCCTCTTCTGCTTTAGCAGTAGCATTTGCTCCTGCAAAGTCCTCTCGTGGTCAGTTTAAGTTGTCTCCTGATGCTCCTGAGTCTAATGCGAACATATCTGGTGACAATTTGAACAGTTCTGCCAAATCGACTCTTGGGAGAACAACCAAAATGTCAGCTGCTATTTCTGCTCTTCTGTTAGGGGCTATTGTTCATGGGGTCATTAGCTTGGAGAGAATGGTAACAGTCTTAAGATTAAAGGAAGGTTTGAATGTTGTTCAGTTTGTAAGGAGCACAAAAACCAGTTCTAATGGTAATGCCCGATCTGTTGGGGCTTTTAAGTTGGACAACTCATTTGAAATTTATGTGCACTGGTTTCGGCTGTTTGTTGGGAACTGTAGAACTGTTTGTGATGGGCTAGTTTTGGAACTCTTGGGTGAACAACCTGTTGTAGCTCTTTCAAGTATGCAGAGACTGCTCCCAATTAATTTGGTCTTTCCACCAGCTTATGCAATGTTTGCTTTTGTTATATGGAAGCCATTCATTTTGAGTAGTAACATTGCAAGTCGTGAAGATATTCATCAATTGTATCAGTCTTTAACAATGGCCATCGGTGATGCTGTGAAACACATACCTTTTCGTGATGTTTGTATGAGGGATACCCGTGGTTTTTATGATATTATAGCTGCAGATACCACTGATTCTGAGTTCGCAGCCTTGCTAGAGTTGAATGGTTTGGACACGCACTTGAAATCCATGGCCTTTATCCCTCTTCGTGCAAGGCTCTTTCTAAATGCTATAATTGATTGTAAGATGCCTTATTCTGCTCTTACACATGATGAGGGGAATCGGGTTTCTGGACATGGCGAGTCTAAAGCTCTGCGTGCAGAGAATGATTCAAAGCAAGGTAAGCTTATTCGTGCATTGGATGCTTTGCAACCAGCTAAGTTTCGTTGGCAGTGGGTCGAATTAAGGCTTCTTTTAAATGAACAAGCACTCATTGATAAGATGGAGAGTCATGACATGTCCTTGGTGGATGCGCTTCGCTCTTCCTCACCCAGTTCTGAAAGAGCTTCTCCTTCTGAGAATGAGAAAGTTTTCATTGAGATCATCCTCACCAGATTGTTGGTCAGACCTGATGCTGCTCCTCTTTTCTCAGAGGTGGTTCATCTTTTTGGAAGGTCATTAGAAGATTCATTGCTGATGCAGGCTAAATGGTTCTTAGGAGGCATGGATGTTCTTTTGGGACGGAAAACTATTAGGCAACGACTCATTAATATCGCTGAAACTAAGAACCTTTCTACTAAgacccagttttggaatccttgGGGATGGTCTTATTCAGGTGGTGATCCTGTGACGAATAGGGGAGAGAAGAAGAACGAAGCCGCCTTTCTTGAGGAAGGTGAAGTCATTGAGGAGGCCGTGGAGTCAAAAAAGTGTGCGAAAGGTTCTCAAATCGATGTTGAAGGTTCCAATATCAGCCAGCAGCATGTAACAGAGAAGGCATTTACTAAATTGATTCTTCCTTGCATAGACCAAAGCTCTGCCGACTCGCGCAATACCTTTGCAAATGATTTGATAAAGCAGTTTAGCACTATTGAGCAGCAAGTAAAGTTGGTTACTCGTGGCGTAAGCAAGCAGACTGGAACTGCCTCTTCAATTGAAGTTTCTCCGAATAAAAGCAACAGTCGGAAAAGTATAAGAGGTGCTAGTCCTGGATTGGCTAGACGAACAATGGCTCCTGCAGAGTCTGTACCTCCTTCTCCTGCAGCTTTGCGAGCTTCTATGTCATTAAGGTTGCAGTTTATTGTGAGATTACTGCCGATCATATGTGCAGATGG GGAACCATCGTCAAGAAACTTGAGGCACATGCTTGCCTCTGTAATACTTCGATTGCTTGGAAGTAGGGTTGTGCATGAGGATGTGGACCTATCTTTTAATTTCAAACAGTTGAAGAGGGACGCGGAGCTGGTGTCTTCTATTGCATCCTCAGAGATTTATAGAGATAGTCTTTTTGATCGCTTATTGTTAGTTCTACATGGGTTGTTAAGCAGTTGCCAGCCAAGTTGGCTAAGGTCAAAGACTGCCAATGATTTTTCTGGATTTGACCGTGAGGCATTGGAGAGTTTCCAG AATGAATTAGATTCTATGCAACTACCTGAGATGATTAGATGGCGTATTCAGGCAGCGATGCCAATATTATTTCCTTCTTTCCGCAATGTGATCTCCTGCCACACACCTTCGGTCCCAGTTGGTGCTCTTAGTGCGCTTCAATCCAGCATCTACATCCCTGAATCTTGCAATGGTACCTTAAATGCACCTCAGAGACAGGTTGCATCGGCACGAACTGCAAATAACATACCGGGAAAAGCCAAGTCAATGCCTTCACTACAGGAGTACGATATGGAAATCGACCCATGGACACTGTTGGAAGATGGAGCAGGTTCAAGTCCATCTTCAAGTGGCACTATTGTCATTGGTGGTAGCGACTGTGCTAATCTTCGAGCCTCAAGCTGGCTTAAGGGGGCTGTAAGAGTGAGGCGAACGGACCTGACATATACCGGTGCAGTGGATGATGACAGCTGA
- the LOC107923542 gene encoding elicitor-responsive protein 3 isoform X2, with translation MKEGILEVLIVNAEDIRHTNLIGRPAYYVILQCGTKEYRTKTSPGKHKKVLWNEKFKFNFPLSEWKNLTHIKFRIMDKEFFKNNGFVGETRIHLGGIITEGTDKGFIVLRPAPYNVVLEDDTYKGQIKIGFKFIANKEVQNEIRDFAVMPNEPRSICSCIKNLWKFPWWICLYPFKQENSKKEQKHE, from the exons ATGAAAGAAGGAATCCTCGAAGTTCTTATCGTAAATGCTGAAGACATTAGACACACTAATCTTATCG GAAGACCCGCATACTATGTTATATTACAATGTGGAACTAAAGAATACAGAACCAAAACATCACCAG GAAAACATAAGAAAGTATTGTGGAATGAGAAATTCAAGTTCAATTTTCCGCTATCCGAATGGAAAAACTTAACTCATATAAAATTCAGGATCATGGACAAGGAATTCTTCAAAAACAACGGATTTGTTGGTGAAACCAG AATTCACCTTGGTGGAATAATTACTGAAGGAACTGACAAAGGATTTATAGTATTGAGACCAGCTCCTTACAATGTAGTGCTTGAAGATGATACCTATAAAGGACAGATAAAGATTGGGTTTAAATTCATTGCTAAT aAAGAAGTGCAAAATGAGATTCGAGATTTTGCTGTGATGCCTAATGAACCAAGGTCAATTTGTAGCTGCATCAAGAATCTATGGAAATTCCCATGGTGGATATGTTTATACCCCTTTAAACAGGAAAATTCCAAAAAGGAGCAGAAGCATGAGTGA
- the LOC107919463 gene encoding pentatricopeptide repeat-containing protein At4g21065 codes for MFSQSRNAQKLFAEITQRIKSSPTKISATLFHRNSSHDDTVEPSAENDHVLVSWTSKLSKLVKQGQPEEAICLFKRMLLLKSNQRPNYVTILSLIKALDALHWDVLVMMVHGLVVKMGFISEPAVLTALIGSYSNKDYLEALELFRRMQFIGLKVNHVSIVSILPSCANLGALRNLESGIRVFDGMLEKDLVSWRTVIRGYVENECGIEATNIFSKMQLLSFFAPDEFVVRDMIMAVLQSGENKLGSAFHCYILKNGFLAFVSVATALLQMYTKFGMVCSARNVFDHIGNKDVIAWNAMISAYTQSKLPFNAVDTFTQMLHMNAKPNEFSLISLLQMCSLMASQEVSHELGDSIHAFIEKVGYLRNVYLSSALIDFYCRSGRVKQGMALFDEVPIKDLICWSSLINGYGLNGYGIEALETFSNMLDCGIKPNEIIFLSVLSACSHCGLEYEGWNWFYSMKEKYNVTPKLAHYACMVDLLSRQGNIEQALDFVKKMPMEPDKRIWGAILAGCRLTPGPIENVERKM; via the exons ATTGGTATCATGGACATCCAAGTTATCCAAATTGGTAAAACAAGGGCAGCCAGAGGAAGCCATTTGCTTATTCAAGAGAATGCTATTGTTGAAGAGTAATCAAAGGCCTAACTATGTTACAATTTTAAGCTTAATAAAAGCCTTAGATGCTCTACATTGGGATGTTTTGGTAATGATGGTTCATGGGTTGGTGGTCAAAATGGGGTTTATATCAGAGCCCGCCGTTTTAACTGCTCTTATCGGGTCTTATTCC AATAAGGATTATCTGGAGGCTCTTGAGTTGTTTAGAAGAATGCAATTTATTGGGTTGAAAGTTAATCATGTTAGTATTGTCAGCATTTTGCCTTCTTGTGCTAATCTTGGCGCTCTACG GAATCTCGAGTCAGGGATTCGTGTTTTTGATGGGATGTTGGAGAAGGACTTGGTTTCTTGGAGGACTGTGATTCGCGGTTACGTCGAGAATGAATGTGGGATAGAAGCAACTAATATCTTCTCGAAGATGCAGCTGTTGTCTTTTTTTGCCCCGGATGAATTTGTTGTCCGGGATATGATTATGGCTGTGTTACAATCTGGAGAGAATAAACTTGGATCTGCATTTCATTGCTATATATTGAAAAACGGGTTCTTGGCTTTTGTTTCCGTTGCAACTGCTCTTTTGCAGATGTATACTAAGTTTGGAATGGTTTGTTCAGCTAGGAATGTATTTGATCACATTGGCAATAAAGATGTCATTGCATGGAATGCAATGATCTCAGCTTACACCCAAAGCAAGTTACCTTTTAATGCCGTGGATACATTTACACAGATGTTACATATGAACGCGAAACCTAATGAATTCAGTTTAATTAGTCTACTGCAAATGTGTTCTTTGATGGCATCTCAAGAAGTATCTCATGAACTTGGAGATAGCATCCATGCTTTCATAGAAAAAGTTGGTTACTTGAGGAATGTTTATTTATCATCAGCCTTGATAGATTTCTACTGCAGATCAGGAAGGGTCAAGCAAGGAATGGCTCTTTTTGATGAAGTTCCTATCAAAGATCTCATTTGTTGGAGTTCATTGATTAATGGATATGGATTAAATGGTTATGGAATTGAGGCTCTTGAGACATTCTCAAATATGTTAGATTGCGGGATAAAGccaaatgaaattatttttctttctgttttatCTGCTTGTAGTCATTGCGGGCTAGAATACGAGGGTTGGAACTGGTTTTATTCTATGAAAGAGAAGTATAATGTCACTCCAAAGCTTGCACACTATGCATGCATGGTGGATTTGCTCAGTCGCCAGGGTAATATTGAACAAGCGCTAGACTTTGTGAAGAAAATGCCAATGGAGCCAGATAAAAGAATCTGGGGAGCTATTCTTGCTGGTTGTCGATTAACGCCTGGGCCAATTGAGAAT GTAGAGAGGAAGATGTAG
- the LOC107919474 gene encoding rop guanine nucleotide exchange factor 3 yields the protein MENSSNSDENYDVGYQPSPCSTDPNDQSTMSGDSFVYCRTYSSTSVFSEPVDDHHSCCSEASPSCSSHWSTRRSGGVVPQKQALLTRLVTKQCKNSNADDHQKLDDLESLDLELEMMKERFAKLLLGEDMSGSGKGVCTAITISNSITNLYATVFGQNLRLEPLNPEKKALWKREMDCLLSVCDYIVEFTPKSHNLRNGAAVEIMESRQRSDIYINLPALRKLDAMLIEILDSFQDTEFWYAEQGSISANSTRMGSFRRVVQRNDEKWWVPVPCVPSSGLTEKARKHLRHKRECANQIHKAAMSINNSVLSEMEIPDSYMASLPKSGRASIGDPIYRYMYTTEKFSPEYLLDCLNIASEHEALELADRVEASMYTWRRKACMIHSKSSWNMVKDLMSDIDRSDKNHILAERAESLLFSLKQRYPELSQTSLDTCKIQYNRDVGQAILESYSRVLEGLAFNIVAWIEDVFFVDSTTRNQD from the exons ATGGAGAATTCATCAAACAGTGATGAAAACTATGATGTGGGTTATCAACCATCACCTTGTTCAACTGATCCAAATGATCAGTCAACCATGAGTGGTGATTCATTTGTGTATTGCCGAACATATTCATCGACTTCAGTATTTTCTGAACCTGTTGATGATCACCATAGTTGCTGTAGTGAAGCTTCACCTTCTTGTTCTTCTCATTGGTCAACTAGGAGATCTGGTGGGGTTGTTCCTCAAAAGCAAGCTCTTCTTACAAGGCTTGTAACAAAACAGTGCAAAAATAGCAATGCAGATGATCATCAAAAGCTTGATGATTTGGAATCATTGGATTTAG AACTTGAAATGATGAAGGAAAGATTTGCAAAACTTTTACTGGGAGAAGATATGTCTGGAAGTGGAAAAGGAGTATGCACAGCTATCACAATCTCAAATTCCATAACCAATCTTTACG CAACTGTATTTGGGCAAAATTTGAGGTTGGAGCCATTGAACCCTGAAAAGAAAGCTCTTTGGAAAAGAGAAATGGATTGTCTTTTATCTGTCTGTGATTATATTGTGGAATTTACTCCCAAGTCACACAATTTACGTAATGGAGCAGCTGTTGAG ATAATGGAAAGCAGGCAAAGATCAGATATTTACATCAATCTTCCAGCACTGAGAAAATTGGATGCAATGCTCATT GAAATACTGGATAGCTTCCAGGATACAGAATTCTGGTACGCAGAGCAAGGGAGTATATCGGCAAATTCGACCCGTATGGGTTCATTTCGAAGAGTTGTTCAAAGAAATGACGAGAAATGGTGGGTACCGGTGCCGTGTGTTCCTTCAAGTGGTCTTACCGAGAAAGCGAGGAAGCACTTGCGACATAAACGAGAATGTGCTAATCAAATTCACAAGGCTGCAATGTCTATAAACAACAGTGTTCTTTCTGAGATGGAAATCCCAGATTCATACATGGCATCACTTCCAAAG AGTGGAAGAGCCAGCATCGGAGACCCGATATACCGCTACATGTACACCACAGAAAAATTCTCCCCTGAGTATCTACTTGATTGTCTCAACATAGCATCCGAACATGAAGCACTTGAACTTGCAGATCGTGTTGAAGCTTCAATGTACACATGGAGACGTAAAGCATGCATGATCCATTCAAAATCATCATGGAATATGGTGAAAGACTTAATGTCCGACATCGATCGAAGTGACAAAAACCATATATTAGCTGAAAGAGCAGAGAGCTTGTTATTTTCATTGAAGCAAAGATACCCAGAACTCTCACAAACGTCCCTAGACACATGCAAAATTCAGTACAATAGG GATGTGGGGCAAGCAATCCTTGAGAGTTATTCGAGGGTATTAGAAGGACTAGCTTTCAACATTGTTGCTTGGATTGAAGATGTGTTTTTTGTAGACAGTACAACAAGAAACCAAGACTGA